TGATTTCCTATTTATTCTTTTTACCAAATTGCATTAGGAAAATTCGTTTGGTTTGGCTTGTTCCCAAATTGTATTTGGGAACATTATTAGCTATGAAATTTCATTTCGATTTATCATTTTTTTGTGTTCAAAGTGAAACTTTTACTCAATTGCATTCTCAAATGTAAATTGAGAACGAGGATGAAGCAACCGGTAACGGTCCGGCAGCAACTAATTTTTTCTGCCTTGAATCGACAGTCAGGTTCAATCCTTCCAAAGTTCTTGCTCCCAATAACTCCATATCACCTTCCTGGGCAAAGACAACTTCATCGATCGTAAAAAAATCATTTATCCTGATAATGGCAAAGCCGATTGTACGAGTTATTTTTTGTCCATTTGCCATAATGAAAGTCAGGTCTTTTTTTTCTCTAATCACTCCAATTTTTTTTAGATTATTCTCCGATACCCAAGTATATTCACTTCCCGTATCAACAAGTAGTTTATTGACAATTATTTTGTTCGCTCTATTAATATGATTTTGAACTTCGCAACTTGTATAAAAAGTACCCATTAAAACCTCCAGATTTAGAGCATTTATTTAGGATTTTATGTCAAGAATTTTGCTGAATGATTTTTCAATGCTCTTTACAAACTTGCCAAATTTTCAGAAATTTGGCAAGTTTTCATCGATCATTTCACATAAACCGTCTTAATATTCACAAATTCTTTGATCCCATAGTGTGAAAGTTCTCGTCCATATCCGCTTTCCTTGATTCCACCAAAAGGAAGTCGCGGATCGGAACGGACAAAATCATTCACAAAACAGCATCCTGCTTCCAGTTCTTTTTCAGCGATCCTTTTTCCTTTTTCTTCGTCAGATGTGAATACTGCAGCACCAAGTCCGAATTTTGAATCATTTGCGATTCTGATCGCATCCTCTTCATCTCCGGCAGAAATAATGACAGCAACCGGTCCGAATAATTCTTCATTATATGCCGGAGTTCCTTTTTGGACATTTGTCAGAACTGTCGGTGGATAAAATGCACCTTTATCATCAGGGATTTTTCCACCTAAAATGCAATCTGCACCTTTTTCGATGCTTCTTTGAACTTGCTCGTGAAGTTCGTCTCTTAAATCGTATCTTGATAGAGGACCAATCGTTGTTTCTTTATTTTTTGGATCACCCATTTTTTGTGCCGACATTTGTTTAACGAGAAGTTCTTCAAATCTTTCTTTTACTTTCTCCACCACAATAAATCTTTTCGCAGCAATACAGCTCTGACCGGCATTGATCAGTTTAGAGGTTACACAAATTGGAACTACTTTTTCCAGATCGGCGTCTTCGAGGATAATGTAAGGATCGCTTCCGCCAAGTTCGAGAACAGTTTTTTTCAACATTTCACCTGATTTTTTAGCAACTGATTTACCGGCTGAAGTACTTCCGGTCAAGGTTACAGCCTTTATCAAAGTATTTTCAATAATTTCATTAACTTTGTTACTTCCAATCAGTAAAGTCTTAAAAACATTTTCCGGGAATCCTGCTTGCCTGAAAATATCTTCGATCGCTAAAGCACATCCGGGAACATTGGATGCATGCTTCAATATTCCGACATTTCCTGCCATCAGAGCAGGAGCAGCAAATCGGAAAACCTGCCAGAAAGGAAAATTCCAGGGCATGACAGCAAGTACAATTCCGAAAGGTTGGAAGGTAACAAAACTTTCAGTTGCATCTGTTTCAACGATTTCCGGTTCTAAAAACTTTTTAGAATTTTTGGCATAATAATCGCAAACCCAGGCACATTTTTCTGCTTCCGCTTTTCCGCTTCTGAAAAGTTTTCCCATTTCATTCATCATCAGTTCAGCATATTCTTCGGATTTATTTCGCAGGATTTGAGCAGCTTTGGTCATGAGCCAGGTTCGTTCTTCAAAATCGGTTTTTTTCCAATCAAGAAATGACTGATGAGACTTTTCGATTTGGATTTTTACTTCTTCTGAAGTATGTTCTTTGTATTCTTTGATCGTTTTTTCTGTAAAAGGATTTATGGATTTCATGAGACGCTTCTCGTAGTTCAGAACTTGTTCTGAACCTTTTTCTTAAATTTCTGTCTCATCTAATATTTTCTGGTTTCGGAACAAGTTCCGAGCTACTTAAAATTCCTGTGACAATAAAAATTAAACCGATAAAAGTTGAAAGTAAAATTTTTTCTCCGACCATAAAGTTTATGAAGATCAAAGACAAAAATGGAGTCAAATAAATAAGGTTGTTTACTTTTGCAGTTGTATCGGAAAGAGTCAGAGCTTTTAACCAGACAAAAAAAGTGATCGCCATCTCAAATAAGGAGATGTAAATTGTTCCCAGAATTCCCTTTATTGAAGGAAAATCGATCTTCACAAATACAAAAGAGAAAATTAAAATATAAAAAAATCCAAAGATAAAACTCAAAAAAAGTTTTACGATCTCATCCCTTTTATCTTTTACATTTAAGATAAAGAAAAAAGCCCAGATGATCGATGAAAAAAGGGCAAGCCCAACTCCGAATGAGTTTGAGAATTTCAAACTGAAAATATTTCCTTGAGTAGAAATAATGATCACTCCCAGAAAACAGATCAAAAGTGAAATGATATTCTTAAATTTGATCTTTTGTTTGAGAATGGGAATCGAGAAAAGGACGATCATCAAAGGCCAGATAAAATTCAAAGGTTGAGCTTCCTGAGCTGGCAGTAATTCGTAAGCTTTGAAAAGAATCAGATAATAAAGAAAAGGATTCAAAAATCCCAGAAAAAGAGAATGTAAGTATTCCTTTCTGGAAAAAGAAAATATCAGGTTGAATTTTTTTTGAATAACTAAAAAAATAAATAAAACAAGAGAAGCAAAAAAAGATGAAAATAAGAGCAGATGAAGAAAATCCAGATATCTTAATGAAATTTTGAAGGCTGATGCTGCGGTTGACCAGAGAAGAACTGCGAATGTTGCGTAGATGTAGGCTTTTTGCTGATTTGTCATTTTTGCTTTCAAACTTGCTAAATTTCAAAAATTTGGCAGGTTTTCGTTATGATAAGGTTCAGCATGAATTGTAGCTTCAATATCCAGTTCTGATTTGATTAGTTTCTCAATTTTATCAGCAACATTATGAGCTTCGACTAATTTCATATCAGGAGCAAGGACGATATGAAAGGTGATCTCTTTATGGCTTCCGTAACAATGATAATGCAGGTGATGAAAATGAATTTCCTGATCGATATTTGTGTTTATTATTTCTTTGATTTTATGAACGATTTCCTCATCCGGTTCTTCTCCGATCAAGGGACTGATAGATTTTTTCAGGATATTGAAAGCTGCATAAAAGATCATCAATGAAAGAAGAAATCCCATCACACTGTCTATCCACCAGAAATATTTTCCAAGAAAAATTCCGATCAAGACCATTAATGAAGTAAGAGCGTCGCTGCGATGATGCCAGCCATCTGCGGAAAGTAAAGTTGATTTTGTCTTCCTTGCTCCCCAGAATGAGAATTGAGCCATAAATTCTTTTAAAACAATCGAGATGATGATGATGATAATTGCTTTCATCGAGAAATTTGCAGCTTGATGTTCTCTGAATCGTTGAAATGATTCAATTAAAAAATTGAAAGCTACAATTGTGAGAATAATTCCTATGATTAGAGATGCTATGATTTCCGCGCGACCATGTCCGAACGGATGTTCTTTATCAGGAGGTTTGTTGGAAATTTTAATTCCAAAAAAAAGGATGATCGAAGAAAAAGAATCCGATAAAGTGTGCCAGGCATCAGCAATGATAGCGATGGAAGCTGTTTTTATTCCGACGATATATTTCAGGATGAAGAGGATAATATTGAGCAATATCGAAATCCCTGCTTCTAAATATGCGATGGATTTTTTTTCTTTTTTCATTTGTTTTTATTTTTACGAAAATTGTAGCATAAGAAATTCTTTAATGATAATTTTCGTAAAGTTAGTTTAGACATCGATCCTAAATAGAGGAACCCACATCTCATCACTGGTCAGACCGCAATGATGCGATTTCAGTTCATGTTCATCCTTCCCGTTCTGCAGGAAGATCGGTTTCATCGCCGAATTAGCAATCGCAATCGCGACATGATCTCCGATAAAGTCATCGATTTTAGGATGCTGCTTTCCAAATCCCAATAGATTTGAATCAAAAAGTTCTTCTCTTTTCATAAATAAAAAATCTTTTTCATACCTTTTAATGATCGTTTCAAAATCGTTCATTTTATGAGTCTTCACAAAAAATGAAATAAATCTCGGTTCGGGAAATGCAGGCAGGATCAAACAATCATTCAATTCTTTATCTTCATTTACATAAAAATATTTATTCACATCTATCAGTCCGTGATCTGCTGTAATAAAAATTGTTGTATTCTTTACTTCTGTGGATAATTTCTTCAAATTCAAATCAATTTCTTTAATGTAATTTTCAACGATTTTAGAATTAACTCCATTTTCATGTTCCAAACTATCCGGGAAAGGAGAATAAACAAGAATAAATTTTTTACCTTTTTCTTTGAGATTTATATCATCCGGACAAAAAATTGTTTTGTCGTTTTCAAAAGATAGATCAAGAGCGTTTTTTGTCATATATTTTGAGTAAATACTATCTTCAAGGTATTTTGGTTTCAAATAGAACAATTGAGTTTCCGGATCAGTCTTTTTTATCTTTGAAAAAATATTAGGAATATTAAGAAAATCATGAGTATTGAAATGTTCTTTATGCAAAGCATTACCGGAAATGCTGTCTTTATTGGGCAAAAAATCGATCAATTTGAAATAATCCTTGAAGTATAAACTCCAACCTAAAGCTCCATGTTCCAACGGAGATTTTCCGGTATAAATACTTGTCATAGCAGAAGTGGTTGTAGAAGGGAAAACGGATGTGATCTTATCAATGAAATGTTCGGCTAAAAATGAGCAGGAAGTTTTCCTGTATTTTTGGAAAAGATTATAACCAAAACCATCGAAGATCATTAAAATGATGTTTTGCTTTTGTTTGAGTTCTTTGATATCGATCTGCTGGAGAGGATTGTGTTCAGTCTTTACATTGTATGTTTTCATGATTGTTGAGATCAGGTTCAGG
This sequence is a window from Candidatus Cloacimonadota bacterium. Protein-coding genes within it:
- a CDS encoding DMT family transporter, with the translated sequence MTNQQKAYIYATFAVLLWSTAASAFKISLRYLDFLHLLLFSSFFASLVLFIFLVIQKKFNLIFSFSRKEYLHSLFLGFLNPFLYYLILFKAYELLPAQEAQPLNFIWPLMIVLFSIPILKQKIKFKNIISLLICFLGVIIISTQGNIFSLKFSNSFGVGLALFSSIIWAFFFILNVKDKRDEIVKLFLSFIFGFFYILIFSFVFVKIDFPSIKGILGTIYISLFEMAITFFVWLKALTLSDTTAKVNNLIYLTPFLSLIFINFMVGEKILLSTFIGLIFIVTGILSSSELVPKPENIR
- a CDS encoding NAD-dependent succinate-semialdehyde dehydrogenase, producing the protein MKSINPFTEKTIKEYKEHTSEEVKIQIEKSHQSFLDWKKTDFEERTWLMTKAAQILRNKSEEYAELMMNEMGKLFRSGKAEAEKCAWVCDYYAKNSKKFLEPEIVETDATESFVTFQPFGIVLAVMPWNFPFWQVFRFAAPALMAGNVGILKHASNVPGCALAIEDIFRQAGFPENVFKTLLIGSNKVNEIIENTLIKAVTLTGSTSAGKSVAKKSGEMLKKTVLELGGSDPYIILEDADLEKVVPICVTSKLINAGQSCIAAKRFIVVEKVKERFEELLVKQMSAQKMGDPKNKETTIGPLSRYDLRDELHEQVQRSIEKGADCILGGKIPDDKGAFYPPTVLTNVQKGTPAYNEELFGPVAVIISAGDEEDAIRIANDSKFGLGAAVFTSDEEKGKRIAEKELEAGCCFVNDFVRSDPRLPFGGIKESGYGRELSHYGIKEFVNIKTVYVK
- a CDS encoding cation transporter; protein product: MKKEKKSIAYLEAGISILLNIILFILKYIVGIKTASIAIIADAWHTLSDSFSSIILFFGIKISNKPPDKEHPFGHGRAEIIASLIIGIILTIVAFNFLIESFQRFREHQAANFSMKAIIIIIISIVLKEFMAQFSFWGARKTKSTLLSADGWHHRSDALTSLMVLIGIFLGKYFWWIDSVMGFLLSLMIFYAAFNILKKSISPLIGEEPDEEIVHKIKEIINTNIDQEIHFHHLHYHCYGSHKEITFHIVLAPDMKLVEAHNVADKIEKLIKSELDIEATIHAEPYHNENLPNF